In the genome of Vibrio sp. NTOU-M3, one region contains:
- a CDS encoding GrxA family glutaredoxin, whose product MFVVIFGRPACPFCVRAKEHAETLKAKRDDFNYRYVDIQAEGISKADLEKTVGKPVETVPQIFVDQEHIGGCDDFEAYAKENLGLFD is encoded by the coding sequence ATGTTCGTAGTTATCTTTGGTCGCCCAGCTTGTCCATTCTGTGTTCGTGCAAAAGAGCACGCAGAAACACTAAAAGCAAAGCGTGACGACTTCAACTACCGCTATGTAGATATCCAAGCAGAAGGTATCTCTAAAGCTGACCTTGAAAAAACGGTTGGTAAACCTGTTGAAACGGTACCACAAATCTTCGTTGATCAAGAGCACATTGGCGGCTGTGATGACTTCGAAGCATATGCAAAAGAAAACTTGGGTCTATTCGATTAA
- a CDS encoding iron-containing alcohol dehydrogenase: MFQFMTSTRIVFGEGALQSSLSLFNQYGYSVLLVTGKRTERANPIIRYLKSQKMRYQHVAISGEPNITMVEETANMGRKFKPEMVVAIGGGSVLDTGKALAAIIPNQGDVYDYVEVVGRSVPLKTKPLPFIAIPTTASTGSEVTRNAVLRSGQDQVKVSLRSPDMLADMAIVDPTLTYGMDSYTSGRGAMDAFTHLMEAYVCGDPNPLTDMICEEGLRRLKKSILPACLNDDFAARSDLSFAAMLGGMATTNAKLGAAHGLASALGGKLHAPHSVITARLAPHVMTENIRAAKVMQRNDVLHRYAKVAQILTGRINAHIEDSVLWVNMMLDKLKLPELREFGVCSTSFEQVAEDALKSVAIKGNPLPLTEGRLVYILQQVCECDGRCESGGAVRDDIEAPAIMFMQGEQVEEQ; encoded by the coding sequence ATGTTTCAGTTTATGACCTCAACGCGCATTGTTTTCGGGGAAGGTGCGTTGCAGTCTTCGTTATCTCTTTTTAATCAATATGGGTACAGCGTACTTCTCGTTACAGGGAAACGAACTGAACGGGCAAATCCTATTATTCGGTATCTGAAATCTCAAAAAATGCGTTACCAGCATGTTGCGATCTCGGGTGAGCCTAATATTACTATGGTCGAAGAAACGGCCAATATGGGCAGAAAATTTAAGCCGGAGATGGTGGTCGCTATTGGGGGCGGAAGCGTTCTCGATACAGGTAAAGCGTTAGCGGCAATCATTCCTAATCAGGGTGATGTGTACGATTATGTCGAAGTTGTTGGTCGTAGTGTTCCCTTGAAAACCAAACCTCTCCCTTTTATTGCTATTCCAACTACTGCAAGCACCGGCTCGGAAGTGACACGCAATGCCGTGTTACGCTCAGGGCAAGATCAAGTCAAAGTCAGCCTACGCAGCCCAGATATGTTGGCTGACATGGCTATCGTCGATCCGACATTAACATACGGCATGGACAGTTACACTTCAGGACGAGGTGCAATGGACGCATTTACCCATCTGATGGAAGCTTATGTATGTGGAGACCCGAACCCGTTGACCGATATGATCTGCGAAGAAGGGTTAAGAAGGTTAAAGAAATCGATTCTTCCCGCCTGTTTAAATGATGACTTTGCTGCTCGATCTGATCTTTCTTTTGCCGCAATGTTGGGTGGGATGGCCACTACCAATGCAAAGCTGGGGGCGGCACATGGTTTAGCATCAGCGCTTGGCGGCAAGCTTCATGCTCCTCATAGTGTTATCACCGCACGGCTCGCACCGCATGTAATGACGGAAAATATTCGAGCAGCTAAAGTGATGCAACGCAATGATGTATTACATCGTTATGCCAAGGTTGCTCAAATCCTTACAGGACGTATTAATGCTCATATTGAAGATAGTGTGCTATGGGTAAATATGATGCTAGATAAACTCAAACTTCCTGAACTTAGAGAGTTTGGTGTCTGCAGCACATCGTTTGAACAAGTCGCAGAAGATGCGTTGAAATCGGTAGCCATCAAAGGAAATCCACTACCATTAACCGAAGGACGTTTAGTTTATATATTGCAGCAAGTGTGTGAGTGTGATGGTCGGTGTGAAAGTGGTGGTGCTGTTCGTGATGATATAGAAGCACCCGCGATCATGTTTATGCAGGGAGAGCAGGTGGAGGAGCAATAA
- a CDS encoding DNA translocase FtsK 4TM domain-containing protein gives MFKQNKSKIETIIKTGEEPQSSRLNGPQRLKECSLIVVVLASILLSVALLTFSPADPSWSQTAWGVDIENAGGMVGAWIADTLFFTFGSLAYTLPVIITVTAWIVLRTRDEDEPIDLMLWGTRLLGLTVLILTSCGLADINFDDIWFFSSGGVIGDVLTSLALPTLNVLGTTLVLLFLWGAGFTLLTGISWLTIVEWLGSSALSMVTKLLNKMRGNGDELVEPALNEPVFDQKEVTEPSLGRGVESISLEPIDEPKLTAEPERHFNIHMPSSQSNVDQEEEWDPLLAPSTPEPAASPEPVQPVVRVTPEPVQAIQPAQPTVERTRQLGATIEELEAAAISADDLAPQEQVPPQPMASITEPKAEVIDEPVEDMPWQVQEEEKVPLQPDALSSMNMVPEVSEPDEPIISDFSVVDDDASVERAEPVIVEEPVFEPITNEALTNDVEAFQNIVAEAQAKVVAQQNPFLVQQDVNLPKPAEPMPTLELLYHPEKRDNYIDRDALEDIARLVESKLADYKIKADVVGIFPGPVITRFELDLAPGVKVSRISGLSMDLARSLSAMAVRVVEVIPGKPYVGLELPNMSRQTVYFSDVVGSPQFVEAKSPTTVVLGQDIAGEAVIADLAKMPHVLVAGTTGSGKSVGVNVMILSMLYKATPEEVRFIMIDPKMLELSVYEGIPHLLSEVVTDMKDASNALRWCVGEMERRYKLMSALGVRNIKGFNDKLKMAAEAGHPIHDPLWQPGDSMDPEPPLLEKLPYIVVIVDEFADLMMVVGKKVEELIARLAQKARAAGIHLILATQRPSVDVITGLIKANIPTRVAFTVSTKTDSRTILDQGGAESLLGMGDMLYLPPGSSHTVRVHGAFASDDDVHAVVNNWKARGKPNYIEEITSGDQGPETLLPGEKAEADEDMDPLFDQVVEHVVQSRRGSVSGVQRRFKIGYNRAARIVEQLEAQGIVSAPGHNGNREVLAPAPGREMN, from the coding sequence ATGTTCAAGCAGAACAAAAGTAAAATTGAGACAATAATTAAAACGGGCGAAGAGCCTCAGTCTTCGCGCCTTAACGGACCTCAGCGCCTAAAAGAGTGCAGTCTTATTGTGGTTGTATTGGCGTCAATATTATTGTCTGTCGCACTTCTTACATTTAGCCCTGCAGACCCTTCTTGGTCTCAAACTGCATGGGGTGTAGACATTGAAAATGCGGGTGGCATGGTAGGCGCGTGGATTGCAGACACGTTGTTTTTTACTTTTGGCTCCTTAGCTTACACATTACCAGTAATTATTACTGTCACTGCATGGATAGTGTTGCGCACACGAGATGAAGATGAACCCATTGATTTAATGTTATGGGGGACACGACTTTTAGGTCTGACTGTTTTGATACTAACCAGTTGCGGCTTAGCGGATATTAACTTTGACGATATCTGGTTTTTCTCGTCTGGAGGTGTGATTGGAGATGTGCTGACCAGTTTGGCACTGCCAACATTAAACGTCTTAGGTACAACACTGGTGCTTCTATTCCTTTGGGGCGCAGGCTTTACACTACTTACAGGTATTTCGTGGCTCACGATTGTGGAATGGTTAGGTTCATCTGCGTTATCCATGGTGACGAAGCTACTTAACAAAATGCGTGGAAATGGTGATGAGTTGGTCGAACCTGCGCTCAACGAACCCGTATTTGATCAAAAAGAAGTGACGGAACCTAGCTTGGGAAGGGGTGTTGAGTCCATTAGTCTAGAGCCTATTGATGAGCCAAAACTCACAGCGGAGCCTGAACGCCATTTCAATATCCATATGCCTTCCTCTCAATCAAATGTTGACCAAGAAGAAGAGTGGGACCCATTACTTGCACCAAGTACGCCCGAACCAGCGGCATCTCCTGAGCCTGTTCAACCCGTTGTTAGAGTAACCCCTGAACCCGTGCAAGCGATTCAGCCAGCACAGCCTACTGTTGAGCGAACTCGCCAGCTTGGAGCGACCATTGAGGAACTCGAGGCCGCAGCAATCAGTGCCGATGATCTAGCACCTCAAGAGCAGGTGCCACCACAACCAATGGCGTCGATTACCGAACCAAAGGCAGAAGTGATTGATGAACCCGTGGAAGACATGCCGTGGCAAGTACAAGAAGAGGAAAAAGTGCCACTTCAGCCAGATGCTTTGTCTTCAATGAACATGGTGCCTGAGGTTTCTGAACCCGATGAACCAATCATTTCCGACTTCAGCGTTGTGGATGATGATGCTTCAGTTGAAAGAGCGGAACCAGTAATCGTGGAGGAGCCGGTATTTGAACCAATAACAAACGAAGCTCTAACCAACGACGTTGAAGCGTTCCAGAATATTGTGGCAGAAGCTCAGGCAAAAGTTGTTGCGCAGCAAAATCCATTCTTAGTTCAGCAAGACGTGAACTTACCAAAACCGGCAGAACCTATGCCGACATTAGAGTTACTTTACCATCCAGAGAAACGTGATAACTATATTGACCGCGATGCGCTTGAAGATATAGCACGCCTCGTTGAATCGAAATTAGCGGACTACAAGATCAAAGCCGATGTGGTCGGTATATTCCCTGGCCCTGTCATTACGCGATTTGAACTGGATTTAGCACCTGGTGTTAAAGTGAGCCGCATTTCAGGCTTGTCAATGGATCTGGCTCGTTCATTGTCTGCAATGGCGGTCCGTGTTGTTGAAGTGATCCCAGGTAAACCGTATGTCGGTTTAGAACTGCCAAATATGAGTCGCCAAACGGTGTACTTCTCCGATGTGGTAGGTAGCCCACAATTTGTTGAGGCGAAATCGCCAACGACTGTGGTACTGGGGCAAGACATTGCTGGAGAAGCGGTGATCGCCGATCTGGCTAAAATGCCCCACGTACTGGTTGCCGGTACGACAGGCTCTGGTAAGTCTGTGGGTGTGAACGTCATGATCTTGAGTATGCTTTACAAAGCAACACCTGAAGAAGTTCGCTTTATCATGATCGACCCTAAAATGCTTGAATTGTCTGTTTATGAAGGCATACCACACCTTCTATCAGAAGTTGTAACAGACATGAAAGATGCTTCAAATGCATTGAGATGGTGTGTGGGTGAAATGGAGCGTCGTTATAAGCTTATGTCTGCGCTGGGTGTACGAAACATCAAAGGCTTTAACGACAAGCTTAAAATGGCAGCAGAAGCAGGCCACCCAATTCATGATCCATTGTGGCAGCCGGGAGACAGTATGGATCCTGAGCCACCGCTACTAGAGAAGCTACCTTATATCGTCGTTATCGTAGATGAGTTTGCCGACTTGATGATGGTGGTTGGTAAGAAAGTAGAAGAGCTAATCGCTCGTCTTGCCCAAAAAGCTCGTGCTGCCGGTATCCATTTGATTCTGGCCACGCAGCGCCCGTCTGTCGATGTTATTACCGGTTTGATCAAAGCGAACATTCCAACAAGGGTTGCGTTTACCGTTTCGACTAAGACTGACTCACGTACGATTCTTGATCAAGGTGGGGCAGAATCCTTACTTGGTATGGGTGATATGCTTTATCTACCTCCAGGTTCAAGCCATACTGTGCGTGTTCATGGTGCTTTCGCGTCTGATGATGATGTACATGCTGTTGTTAACAACTGGAAGGCGCGTGGTAAACCAAATTACATTGAAGAAATTACCAGTGGGGATCAAGGCCCAGAGACGTTGCTACCGGGTGAAAAAGCAGAAGCAGATGAAGATATGGACCCGCTGTTTGACCAAGTTGTTGAACATGTGGTGCAGTCTCGTCGTGGTTCGGTGTCCGGTGTTCAGCGTAGATTCAAGATTGGTTATAACCGAGCCGCTCGTATTGTCGAGCAATTAGAGGCTCAGGGTATTGTGAGTGCACCTGGACATAACGGAAACCGCGAGGTGTTAGCGCCTGCACCAGGGCGAGAGATGAACTAA
- the dsbB gene encoding disulfide bond formation protein DsbB — protein MNILSTIKSFSQSRLSWLLLLIFVVFFEACALFFQHVMMLSPCVMCIYERVAMMGVGIAALFGLMAPNNSVVRWLGLAAWGLSAYKGLMLALQHVDYQFNPSPFATCDLFVTFPNWAPLNKWVPWMFEAYGDCSKIVWQFLTLSMPQWLVVIFAANLVALAVIVLAQFAKTK, from the coding sequence GTGAACATACTTTCGACCATCAAATCATTTTCTCAAAGCCGCTTATCTTGGCTGTTACTGCTTATTTTTGTCGTCTTCTTCGAAGCCTGCGCATTATTTTTCCAACACGTAATGATGCTCTCCCCGTGTGTGATGTGCATTTATGAACGTGTCGCAATGATGGGTGTGGGTATCGCTGCTTTGTTCGGCTTGATGGCACCAAACAATTCTGTGGTTCGTTGGCTTGGTTTGGCTGCGTGGGGATTAAGTGCTTATAAAGGTCTGATGTTAGCGCTTCAGCACGTCGATTATCAATTTAACCCTTCTCCATTTGCTACATGCGATCTATTCGTCACATTTCCAAATTGGGCGCCATTAAATAAGTGGGTTCCTTGGATGTTTGAAGCCTACGGAGATTGCAGTAAAATTGTATGGCAATTTTTGACACTTTCTATGCCTCAGTGGTTAGTAGTTATTTTTGCGGCAAACCTTGTCGCTCTTGCAGTTATTGTTCTCGCTCAGTTTGCAAAAACTAAGTAA
- a CDS encoding MurR/RpiR family transcriptional regulator, which yields MNTLEKIQKNLENFSKSERKVAEVIMASPQTAIHSSIATLAKMADVSEPTVNRFCRRLDTKGFPDFKLHLAQSLANGTPYVNRNVEEDDGPDAYTHKIFESTMACLDVAKNSLDPMQVNRAVDLLTQAKRISFFGLGASSAVAKDAQNKFIRFNIPITCFEDIVMQRMSCINCTDNDVIVLISHTGRTKSQVEIANLARENGATVIAITAKDSPLDKASSLSISLDVPEDTDVYMPMASRVVQMTVIDVLATGFTLRRGSGFRENLKRVKDALKDSRYDKLSHF from the coding sequence ATGAATACATTAGAAAAAATTCAAAAAAATCTAGAAAACTTTAGTAAGTCCGAGCGTAAAGTTGCCGAAGTAATAATGGCGTCACCGCAGACTGCTATCCATTCTAGTATTGCCACACTGGCAAAGATGGCTGACGTTAGTGAGCCAACTGTTAATCGATTCTGCCGCCGACTGGACACCAAAGGGTTCCCAGACTTTAAACTTCATTTAGCGCAAAGCTTGGCTAACGGGACACCTTATGTGAACCGTAATGTCGAGGAAGATGATGGCCCAGATGCGTACACGCATAAGATTTTCGAATCAACAATGGCGTGTCTTGATGTGGCAAAAAATAGCCTAGACCCAATGCAGGTAAACCGAGCGGTTGATTTGTTGACACAAGCCAAACGTATTTCCTTCTTCGGGTTAGGTGCATCTTCTGCTGTGGCGAAGGATGCTCAGAACAAGTTTATTCGCTTTAATATCCCAATCACTTGTTTTGAAGATATCGTAATGCAACGAATGAGCTGCATTAACTGTACTGATAACGACGTTATCGTGCTGATCTCCCACACCGGTCGAACAAAGAGCCAAGTTGAGATCGCTAATTTAGCCCGTGAAAACGGTGCGACAGTCATTGCAATTACAGCAAAGGACTCTCCGCTCGACAAAGCAAGTTCACTGTCAATTTCATTAGATGTTCCAGAAGACACTGACGTGTACATGCCGATGGCAAGTCGAGTAGTACAGATGACTGTCATTGATGTACTCGCAACCGGCTTTACGCTTCGTCGTGGTTCAGGTTTCAGAGAAAACCTAAAGCGTGTTAAAGATGCATTAAAAGACTCACGCTACGACAAGCTATCACACTTTTAA
- a CDS encoding aspartate:alanine antiporter, whose amino-acid sequence MNIDVVLLLKQNPILLIFVVLAIGLAIGKVRIGNLQLGNSIGVLITALIMGHLGFTFNTDALTIGFMLFIYCVGIEAGPNFFGIFFRDGKHYFILSMVVLSTALCITYYSSHYLGLDFGLSAGMMAGALTSTPVLVGAQDALNSGLASIPRSMDFGLVIENLSVGYAMAYLIGLISMIMFAKLMPKMQKQNLSDSAQQIAQERGLGNSGQRKVYLPIIRAYRVGPELINWIDGKNLRELGIYRQTGCYIERIRRNGILAHPDGDAILQEGDEIALVGFPDSHARLDPSFRNGKEVFDRNLLDLRIAEEEIVVKSDSMAGKRLSDLNLSEYGCFLNRVVRAQIEMPMDLDIVLAKGDILQVSGEKSRVHGLAEKIGFISIHSQMADLLAFCSFFILGILFGLITMTFGQVSFGLGNAVGLLLSGITLGFLRANHPTFGYVPQGALNMVKDLGLMFFMVGIGLSAGGKMFEHLSQVGPQVIGLAFIVSVVPVALAYFVGAYILKMNRALLFGAIIGARTCAPAMDIVNDYAKSTIPALGYAGTYAIANILMTLAGTVLIILS is encoded by the coding sequence GTGAACATTGACGTCGTACTCTTGCTCAAACAAAACCCAATTCTTTTGATCTTTGTCGTCCTCGCAATAGGGCTGGCAATTGGTAAAGTCCGCATTGGAAATCTCCAATTAGGTAACTCCATCGGCGTACTTATTACCGCGCTGATCATGGGTCACCTAGGTTTTACTTTTAATACTGATGCATTGACCATTGGCTTTATGCTATTTATTTATTGCGTTGGCATTGAAGCTGGGCCGAACTTCTTCGGTATTTTCTTCCGTGATGGTAAACATTACTTTATTTTGAGTATGGTTGTACTCTCCACAGCACTCTGTATTACTTATTACTCCAGCCATTATCTTGGTCTCGATTTTGGCCTTTCTGCAGGTATGATGGCAGGTGCTCTCACTTCAACCCCAGTTTTAGTTGGTGCACAAGATGCGCTGAATTCGGGTTTGGCGTCAATCCCAAGAAGCATGGACTTTGGCTTAGTCATAGAGAACCTCTCTGTCGGTTATGCAATGGCATATTTGATCGGATTGATCAGTATGATCATGTTTGCCAAGCTGATGCCTAAAATGCAAAAGCAAAACCTTTCTGATTCTGCCCAGCAAATAGCTCAGGAGCGTGGACTTGGCAACTCCGGCCAACGTAAGGTCTACCTTCCAATTATTCGAGCGTATCGTGTCGGACCAGAGCTGATAAATTGGATAGATGGGAAAAACCTGCGTGAGTTGGGTATTTACCGTCAAACTGGCTGCTACATCGAACGAATCCGACGAAATGGTATTCTTGCCCACCCAGATGGTGATGCGATTTTGCAAGAAGGTGATGAAATTGCGCTGGTGGGGTTCCCAGACAGCCATGCTCGCCTCGATCCAAGTTTTCGTAATGGCAAGGAAGTATTCGATCGTAACTTACTAGATCTGCGTATTGCAGAAGAAGAAATCGTGGTAAAAAGTGACTCGATGGCTGGGAAGCGTCTTTCTGACTTGAACCTCTCAGAATATGGCTGTTTCTTAAACCGTGTAGTACGTGCCCAGATTGAAATGCCGATGGATTTAGATATCGTTCTAGCCAAAGGGGACATTCTTCAGGTAAGTGGTGAGAAAAGCCGCGTACACGGCCTTGCTGAAAAAATCGGTTTCATCTCAATCCATAGCCAGATGGCCGATTTACTCGCATTCTGCAGCTTCTTTATCTTGGGTATTCTTTTTGGCTTGATAACAATGACTTTTGGCCAAGTCTCCTTCGGCTTAGGTAATGCAGTAGGTCTTTTACTGTCAGGTATCACGCTTGGTTTCTTGCGAGCCAACCACCCGACGTTCGGCTATGTCCCTCAAGGGGCACTGAATATGGTCAAAGACCTAGGCCTGATGTTCTTTATGGTTGGCATTGGATTAAGTGCAGGCGGGAAGATGTTCGAGCACCTTTCTCAGGTTGGCCCTCAGGTTATTGGACTGGCTTTTATTGTCAGTGTCGTGCCTGTTGCGTTAGCCTATTTTGTAGGTGCCTATATATTGAAGATGAACCGAGCACTCTTATTCGGTGCCATTATTGGGGCCCGAACTTGCGCTCCGGCAATGGATATTGTGAACGACTACGCTAAATCTACCATTCCAGCTCTAGGCTATGCCGGGACCTACGCAATAGCGAATATTCTGATGACGCTTGCGGGTACGGTGTTAATCATTTTAAGCTAG
- the fadR gene encoding fatty acid metabolism transcriptional regulator FadR yields the protein MVIKAKSPAGFAEKYIIESIWKGRFPPGSILPAERELSELIGVTRTTLREVLQRLARDGWLTIQHGKPTRVNQFMETSGLHILDTLMTLDADNATSIVEDLLAARTNISPIFMRHAFKANKENAARTIAGVIESCEALVNAESWDSFMESSPYAEKIQQHIKDDGEKDEVKRQSILVAKTFNFYDYMLFQRLAFHSGNQIYGLIFNGLKKLYDRVGSYYFSNPQARDLALKFYRDLLEVCESGSRDDIASVVRHYGMESAQIWNQMKMTLPTNFTEDDC from the coding sequence ATGGTCATAAAGGCAAAGAGCCCAGCAGGTTTTGCGGAAAAGTACATAATCGAAAGCATTTGGAAGGGGCGCTTTCCTCCTGGCTCGATTTTACCGGCAGAGCGTGAGCTGTCTGAGCTAATTGGTGTTACTCGAACAACGTTACGTGAAGTACTGCAGCGTTTAGCAAGAGATGGCTGGTTAACCATTCAACATGGTAAGCCGACACGAGTAAACCAGTTTATGGAAACATCGGGTCTACACATTTTAGACACGTTGATGACGTTAGATGCCGATAATGCAACGTCGATTGTAGAAGATTTGCTTGCAGCACGTACTAATATCAGTCCAATTTTTATGCGTCATGCGTTTAAGGCAAATAAAGAAAATGCTGCGAGAACGATCGCTGGGGTGATTGAATCGTGTGAGGCGTTGGTTAATGCTGAATCTTGGGATTCTTTTATGGAGTCTTCGCCATACGCTGAAAAAATCCAGCAGCACATTAAAGATGATGGTGAGAAAGACGAAGTTAAACGCCAATCAATCTTAGTTGCGAAGACTTTTAACTTTTATGACTATATGCTTTTCCAACGTTTAGCATTTCATTCAGGCAACCAAATCTATGGTTTGATTTTTAATGGTTTGAAGAAACTTTACGACCGTGTTGGTAGTTATTATTTCTCAAACCCACAAGCGCGTGATCTCGCGTTGAAGTTTTACCGTGATCTATTAGAAGTTTGTGAAAGTGGTTCTCGTGATGATATTGCAAGTGTTGTTCGTCACTATGGTATGGAAAGCGCTCAGATCTGGAATCAGATGAAAATGACATTGCCGACCAACTTTACGGAAGACGATTGCTAA
- the nhaB gene encoding Na(+)/H(+) antiporter NhaB: MPMSLGNAFIKNFLGKAPDWYKVAIISFLIINPIVFFLVDPFVAGWLLVAEFIFTLAMALKCYPLQPGGLLAIEAIAIGMTSPEQVKHELVANIEVLLLLVFMVAGIYFMKQLLLFIFTKILLGIRSKSMLSVAFCFAAAFLSAFLDALTVIAVVISVAIGFYAIYHKVASGKGSNASHDHTQDDHLSELTRDDLENYRAFLRSLLMHAGVGTALGGVMTMVGEPQNLIIADQAGWQFGEFIVRMLPVTAPVLVCGLITCVLVEKFKVFGYGARLPENVRQILVDFDTEERKNRTNQDVAKLWIQGLIAVWLIVGLALHLAAVGLIGLSVIILATAFTGVIEEHSLGKAFEEALPFTALLAVFFSIVAVIIDQELFKPVIDAVLHVEDKGAQLALFYVANGLLSMVSDNVFVGTVYINEVKTALVEGIITRDQFDLLAVAINTGTNLPSVATPNGQAAFLFLLTSALAPLIRLSYGRMVIMALPYTVVLALVGLAGIVFLVEPMTAWFYDAGWIVPHANDVIPAVTVGH; the protein is encoded by the coding sequence ATGCCGATGTCGCTCGGAAATGCCTTTATTAAGAATTTTCTTGGTAAAGCCCCAGATTGGTACAAAGTTGCCATTATTTCCTTTCTTATTATCAACCCTATTGTCTTCTTTTTGGTTGATCCATTCGTAGCTGGCTGGCTACTTGTTGCAGAGTTTATTTTTACACTCGCAATGGCCTTAAAATGCTACCCACTTCAACCCGGTGGCTTGCTTGCGATAGAAGCCATAGCTATCGGCATGACTAGCCCGGAACAAGTAAAACATGAATTAGTTGCCAACATTGAAGTGTTATTACTTCTGGTCTTCATGGTTGCTGGTATTTATTTCATGAAGCAGTTGCTTCTATTTATTTTTACTAAGATTCTTCTTGGTATTCGTTCTAAATCGATGCTTTCTGTCGCATTTTGCTTTGCGGCTGCGTTTCTGTCAGCTTTCTTAGATGCACTAACTGTGATCGCAGTTGTGATTAGCGTGGCAATTGGTTTCTACGCTATTTACCACAAAGTTGCATCAGGAAAGGGGTCAAATGCTTCACACGACCATACTCAAGATGATCATTTGTCTGAGCTCACTCGTGATGACCTTGAGAATTATCGTGCTTTCTTACGCTCGCTACTTATGCATGCCGGGGTCGGTACTGCTCTAGGTGGCGTAATGACAATGGTTGGCGAACCACAAAACCTTATTATCGCCGATCAAGCTGGGTGGCAATTTGGCGAATTCATCGTGCGAATGTTGCCAGTGACCGCTCCGGTCTTAGTTTGTGGCCTAATTACGTGTGTGTTGGTGGAAAAATTTAAGGTATTTGGTTACGGCGCTCGCCTGCCTGAGAATGTTCGCCAGATCTTAGTCGACTTTGACACTGAAGAACGTAAAAATCGTACTAACCAAGATGTCGCTAAGCTTTGGATTCAAGGTTTAATTGCCGTTTGGTTGATCGTTGGTCTTGCGCTTCATTTAGCAGCTGTTGGGTTAATCGGTTTATCTGTCATTATCCTTGCGACCGCCTTTACCGGTGTGATTGAAGAGCATTCGTTAGGGAAAGCCTTTGAAGAAGCGCTGCCATTCACAGCCCTACTTGCCGTATTCTTCTCTATCGTAGCTGTTATCATTGACCAAGAGCTATTTAAGCCCGTTATCGATGCAGTATTGCACGTTGAAGATAAAGGTGCGCAGTTGGCATTGTTCTATGTGGCAAATGGATTGCTGTCGATGGTATCGGACAACGTTTTTGTGGGCACGGTTTACATCAACGAAGTTAAAACCGCACTTGTTGAAGGTATTATTACTCGTGATCAGTTTGACTTACTTGCGGTAGCTATTAATACCGGTACTAACCTACCATCAGTGGCGACACCAAATGGCCAAGCGGCATTCCTATTCCTGTTAACTTCAGCATTAGCCCCACTCATTCGCCTTTCTTATGGTCGAATGGTGATCATGGCACTACCATATACTGTTGTTTTGGCATTGGTAGGCCTAGCAGGAATTGTATTCCTTGTTGAACCTATGACGGCATGGTTCTACGATGCTGGCTGGATCGTCCCTCATGCAAATGATGTGATCCCGGCCGTAACTGTTGGCCATTAA